One Tenebrio molitor chromosome 2, icTenMoli1.1, whole genome shotgun sequence genomic region harbors:
- the tou gene encoding bromodomain adjacent to zinc finger domain protein 2B isoform X13, whose amino-acid sequence MDKENGKGTEGNSGSSKVSNPNDPASLLDAASLFGAYWPRGDANSANAANLFAAGGGFGLPPHPSLPFGMLPPTTGRGMPSYPTSTAAAAAYSNAYTNTLSVAASQAASLGIPAASAAWWSMASHLAAQDYLARLQATGLNFPSLASPADLQYASLGLPPHSSSHHKSSKNSKGASSTSLSKSKDKLPSPSPLPKLDGRLDHPTVKANSSMSNSKSSGKYSSSSGVSGLTIQPSMKLPNSSEKKTKVNDINYLKPMDKKTTASVSSSVKVSSSSSPSIFTSPLSLASNYDKSVANTLSTQSSSDSISGSSLPSSSILSAALEGNSDPNSILGGVRLPPDTEIIKYTSSIVGPKIPGTTNRGRKKTISLDPPSVSVHPSHSSTGMLIERSNKRPKLSDQQDVNSPPASANDRVEVIKLPATNGSPSGISVPSFNSGSEPAGDTPLNLSLKPSTSTNNTTSSSLNSLCNMSANIGVDRICELLDGVQRVGVSNCVAARRKPGPKPRRVIPSGSQMPPGAPSASLAQLFATADSPRPPSRNEGSDGGSSTSSTSTTTAPTTACTTVPSMSIANHKEGRPRNLGRGVSKPKKNTVASLLAQSRALGELLGIKPMPILDPNASMNQQMNLLKSNILAAQQYISEAGGDEKALNKFLQEKFRGTLSDSSTVDASTDSDNLTDSNHTDSEMEIEVATKKQKQYDERALRVPLEKGWKRETIIRGLTKSGGIKGDVIYVAPDSANKFKQMSDVTQYLEYQKSTDLTKENFTFSCRVILGDYLQPVPPEMATEGEYIYLTEEDVSRRLDELKTAMRTSLPVEQRIEMARKQQAARAAARMDREHARLAKEIERSERQEAARRDREARSQQLLEEREFKRQQAAILKEQERERRRQHMALVKALENRRKLEERERKKQQLLAEKQANKEKKMEQRKMEMEILAELRKPCEDLELDQKPLPEYDRIPGLKLPGSAFADVLMVFEFLHNFGETLGFDMESLPTLDSLQQALMPNEHSSEAEEELFSVMTHLLVCAIEDPGIPNPARHTTILGQSLRQADITHANLSEILRIYLYANATGEVKALTGVHFERDREKRVADHHQNDNEMQQTSVGKNSQYYELLHENATWKMSDMLKDKPFMALSPTCKAEILAFLCNELLQNKAVIRQVESSLESVAQQKKEKWLLDTKIRKLRMLHSRKVRSEAVEKAQTKADGDSESTVDSPSLHKDDLLDDEENEMSENESVGTQPEEEEDNKLSGEELGKKLEKLVKTSEIQLQTLNSSAHQLRATCFGQDRYWRRYWCLSKAGGIFVEAMESAEPDVLLEQMQYDQSRETINSLNDINNLINKVGNINDSNVDKEVSNIVGNNELHKDVEKSPVKETDDNENEHRKTPNRLGVFENGEILDKSERNLAELRKSVDDIVQNLERNIEIEKENKLKQESQDNKLSNHVDDEEIKVKTEAHDTESIRNKTFNLFEKLGQCMERENKSEEDLKAEVKAEVKEELKNEILNELKCEIKVENKNESKSEDEKSAESEHKWFSILNKEGTCDGVYLTAGNRWDNGVGACTRDNLTELKIPVFPPPGSNSSSNYHSLCDSPAPLQMTAEESAQLEHIKKHGMPKSCARKSVPEDKRYGWWRVSDPDQLKEILDNLHVRGARERELKRNIVSIMQTMYERQGKFYIEEGQKDLTELVLEGIESVKFMEGGAPYPDEVGSWSQAIAHRVDLFLLEQVEALEDKVASASMQIKGWKIPSRDTPEIPPNEVVPMVRERLASLEVNIERRYLKPPLGVKPSCINISSTGEQNLAAIAQETSGGSGTVSNQPLPDPNEIPKGLAVWREALNRSQTSAQLAMCLYSLESSIAWDKSIMKAVSSSHVFNKLRARKYNSKLSNCQFCHSGDNEDKLLLCDGCDKGYHTYCFKPKMENIPEGDWYCHECMNKATGERNCIVCGKKSSTTGTRLILCELCPRAYHTDCIHPVLHKVPRGKWYCSKCISKKPQKKTMRKNHAKSAKDSELSDHPPSSPAPSHSSVTTNEDQATTNCNQSDVSNSSLGNAGSPSTQSSKKDRVSKKLLKELAPCKAILEDLECHDDAWPFLLPVNTKQFPTYKKIIKTPMDLSTIKKKLYDVSYKSKDEFCLDVRQIFNNCEVFNEDDSPVGKAGHCMRQFFEARWNELCISNS is encoded by the exons ATGGATAAAGAAAATGGTAAGGGCACcgaaggtaattctggttccAGCAAAGTGTCAAATCCCAACGATCCAGCGTCCTTGCTCGATGCCGCCAGTCTCTTCGGAG CTTACTGGCCACGGGGCGATGCGAATTCGGCCAACGCAGCTAATCTCTTTGCGGCCGGAGGCGGTTTCGGTTTGCCGCCCCATCCGTCGCTTCCTTTTGGAATGTTGCCGCCGACGACGGGACGAGGAATGCCCTCCTATCCGACCTCCACCGCCGCGGCGGCGGCCTACAGCAACGCCTACACCAACACTTTGTCGGTGGCGGCCAGCCAGGCTGCCAGTCTAGGAATCCCCGCCGCAA GCGCCGCGTGGTGGTCGATGGCGTCCCATCTGGCGGCACAGGATTACCTGGCGCGTCTTCAAGCTACAGGTTTGAACTTTCCATCGCTGGCCAGCCCAGCCGACCTGCAATACGCTTCCTTGGGCCTACCTCCTCATTCTTCGTCTCATCACAAGTCGTCTAAGAATTCCAAAGGAGCCTCGTCGACGTCTCTCTCGAAATCCAAGGACAAGCTACCATCCCCGTCGCCTCTTCCCAAGCTGGATGGACGCCTCGACCATCCTACTGTCAAGGCGAACTCGTCCATGTCCAACTCCAAATCGTCAGGGAAGTACTCATCGTCGTCGGGAGTGTCAGGCCTCACCATCCAGCCTAGCATGAAATTGCCGAACAGCAGCGAAAAAAAGACGAAAGTGAACGACATAAATTATCTCAAACCCATGGACAAGAAGACGACGGCGAGTGTAAGTTCAAGTGTGAAAgtgtcgtcgtcgtcgtcgccTAGTATTTTCACCAGCCCGTTGAGCTTGGCCAGTAATTATGACAAAAGTGTTGCAAATACGCTTAGTACTCAGAGTTCCAGTGATAGTATTAGTGGCAGCAGTTTGCCTTCCAGCAGCATTTTAAG CGCCGCGTTAGAGGGAAACAG TGATCCCAATTCGATACTTGGTGGCGTTCGTTTGCCTCCCGACACCGAGATTATTAAATATACCTCATCCATCGTTGGGCCTAAGATACCGGGGACGACGAACAGAGGTCGGAAAAAGACCATATCTCTGGACCCGCCGTCGGTTAGCGTGCATCCATCCCATTCCAGCACAGGAATGCTGATCGAACGAAGCAACAAACGTCCAAAACTAAGC GATCAGCAAGACGTTAATTCGCCGCCGGCCTCGGCGAACGACAGGGTGGAAGTGATAAAATTGCCGGCGACCAACGGGAGTCCATCTGGAATTTCCGTTCCTTCGTTCAACAGCGGCAGCGAGCCCGCCGGAGACACTCCGCTGAACTTGTCGCTGAAACCGAGCACTTCGACCAACAACACCACAAGCTCCTCGCTGAACTCGTTGTGCAACATGTCCGCCAACATCGGCGTGGACAGGATATGTGAGTTGCTCGATGGGGTCCAAAGGGTCGGAGTGAGCAACTGTGTTGCAGCTCGAAGGAAGCCGGGGCCGAAACCTCGACGGGTGATTCCTTCGGGTTCGCAAATGCCTCCGGGAGCCCCGAGCGCCTCGTTGGCTCAGCTGTTCGCGACCGCCGACTCTCCGAGACCGCCTAGTCGTAACGAAGGCTCGGACGGCGGCAGCTCGACCTCCTCGACGAGCACCACGACGGCACCGACGACGGCCTGCACGACAGTGCCGTCGATGTCGATCGCGAACCACAAAGAAGGTAGACCAAGAAATCTCGGTAGAGGTGTTAGTAAACCTAAAAAGAATACAGTAGCTTCGCTGTTGGCGCAAAGTAGGGCGTTAG GTGAGCTTTTAGGTATTAAACCTATGCCTATTTTGGACCCCAACGCTTCAATGAATCAACAGATGAATCTTTTGAAGTCGAATATATTGGCTGCACAGCAGTATATTTCTGAAGCAGGTGGTGACGAAAaagctttaaataaatttttgcagGAAAAATTCAGGGGTACTTTAAGTGATTCTAGTACTGTTGATGCCTCCACTGATTCTGATAACCTTACTGATTCTAATCACACAGATTCAGAAATGGAGATTGAAGTCGCCACCAAGAAGCAGAAACAGTACGACGAACGAGCCCTCAGAGTGCCCCTGGAAAAAG GGTGGAAGCGGGAGACCATCATTCGAGGGCTGACGAAAAGCGGCGGCATCAAGGGCGACGTCATTTATGTTGCACCTGATTCTgcgaataaatttaaacaaatgtcagACGTCACACAG taCCTGGAATACCAAAAGAGCACGGACTTGACGAAGGAAAATTTCACCTTCAGTTGCCGCGTTATTTTGGGAGACTACCTGCAGCCAGTACCTCCAGAGATGGCAACGGAAGGAGAGTACATTTATCTTACAGAAGAAGACGTCAGTAGAAG ATTAGACGAACTGAAAACTGCGATGCGAACAAGTCTGCCCGTCGAACAACGAATAGAAATGGCGCGAAAACAACAAGCGGCGCGGGCTGCCGCAAGAATGGACCGCGAACATGCTCGCTTGGCCAAAGAAATCGAGAGGTCGGAACGGCAAGAGGCTGCCAGAAGAGATCGCGAAGCGAGGTCTCAGCAGTTGCTGGAG GAGAGAGAATTCAAAAGACAGCAAGCGGCCATATTGAAAGAACAG GAGAGGGAAAGGCGCCGCCAACATATGGCCCTTGTTAAAGCGCTTGAAAACCGGCGAAAACTCGAGGAACGGGAGAGGAAGAAGCAGCAGCTGCTCGCTGAGAAACAAGCCAACAAAGAGAAGAAAATGGAACAGAGAAAAATGGAAATGGAAATTCTCGCCGAGCTGAGGAAACCGTGTGAAGACCTGGAACTCGACCAGAAACCTCTGCCCGAGTACGACAGAATTCCCGGTCTGAAATTGCCAGGCAGCGCTTTCGCGGATGTCTTGATGGTGTTCGAATTCTTACACAACTTCGGCGAGACTCTGGGTTTCGACATGGAGTCGTTGCCGACGTTAGATTCGCTCCAGCAAGCTCTGATGCCTAACGAACACTCTTCGGAAGCCGAAGAAGAACTGTTTTCTGTGATGACACATTTACTAGTCTGCGCCATCGAGGATCCGGGAATACCGAATCCGGCAAGGCACACAACCATTCTGGGACAGAGTCTCAGACAGGCCGACATAACTCACGCTAATTTGTCGGAGATCTTGAGGATTTATTTGTACGCGAACGCCACCGGCGAGGTCAAGGCTCTCACGGGAGTGCACTTCGAAAGGGACAGGGAGAAGAGGGTGGCCGACCACCACCAGAACGACAACGAAATGCAGCAAACTTCCGTAGGGAAAAACTCACAGTATTATGAGCTTCTGCACGAGAATGCCACTTGGAAAATGTCCGACATGTTGAAAGACAAACCGTTTATGGCTCTCTCGCCGACGTGTAAAGCTGAAATTTTGGCCTTCTTGTGTAACGAGCTCTTGCAAAACAAGGCTGTTATCAGACAAGTCGAAAGCTCTCTCGAAAGCGTAGCGCAACAAAAGAAGGAGAAGTGGTTGCTGGATACGAAAATTAGAAA GTTGAGAATGTTGCACAGTAGAAAAGTTCGGTCGGAAGCTGTGGAAAAAGCTCAAACTAAAGCTGACGGAGATAGTGAGAGCACCGTTGATTCGCCGTCTTTGCATAAAGATGATCTCTTGGATGATGAAGAAAACGAAATGAGCGAGAACGAAAGCGTGGGAACTCAGCCTGAAGAG GAGGAAGACAACAAGTTGTCAGGTGAAGAACTGGGAAAGAAATTGGAGAAGTTGGTAAAAACGTCGGAGATCCAGTTACAGACCTTGAATTCCTCAGCTCATCAGCTCCGGGCGACTTGTTTCGGACAAGATCGCTACTGGAGACGTTACTGGTGTCTCTCCAAGGCCGGTGGGATCTTCGTCGAGGCGATGGAATCCGCAGAACCCGACGTTTTGCTCGAGCAGATGCAGTATGATCAATCGAGGGAGACCATCAACAGTTTAAATGACATTAACAATCTCATCAACAAAGTCGGTAATATCAACGACAGCAACGTCGATAAAGAAGTAAGCAATATTGTCGGTAACAACGAATTGCACAAGGACGTCGAAAAGAGTCCGGTAAAAGAAACTGACGACAATGAGAACGAACACAGAAAGACTCCCAACCGATTAGGGGTGTTCGAAAACGGTGAAATTTTAGACAAGAGCGAACGAAATTTGGCCGAACTGAGAAAGAGCGTGGACGACATAGTACAAAATTTAGAACGAAACAtagaaatagaaaaagaaaataagctAAAACAAGAATCTCAAGACAATAAATTAAGCAATCACGTCGACGACGAAGAGATTAAAGTGAAAACCGAAGCGCACGATACGGAATCTATTCGCAATAAAACGTTTAATTTGTTCGAAAAGCTGGGACAGTGCATGGAACGCGAGAACAAATCCGAGGAAGATTTGAAAGCAGAGGTGAAGGCTGAAGTTAAGGAGGAGTTGAAGAACGAGATCTTGAACGAGCTGAAGTGCGAGATAAAAGTGGAGAACAAGAACGAGAGTAAGAGCGAAGACGAGAAGTCAGCCGAAAGTGAGCATAAATGGTTCagtattttaaataaagagGGCACTTGCGACGGTGTTTATTTGACAGCTGGAAATCGCTGGGATAACGGAGTCGGAGCGTGCACCCGAGATAATCTCACCGAGTTGAAGATTCCCGTTTTCCCTCCGCCAGGTTCAAATTCCTCGTCGAATTATCACAGCTTGTGTGACAGTCCCGCTCCTTTACAAATGACAGCCGAAGAAAGCGCTCAACTCGAACACATCAAGAAACACGGCATGCCCAAGTCTTGCGCCAGAAAATCCGTACCGGAGGACAAGAGGTACGGTTGGTGGAGGGTGTCCGACCCCGACCAGTTGAAAGAAATCCTGGATAATTTGCACGTGAGGGGCGCACGAGAAAGGGAACTCAAAAGGAACATCGTAAGCATCATGCAGACCATGTACGAGAGACAGGGTAAATTCTACATCGAGGAGGGCCAGAAGGACTTAACCGAACTGGTGCTCGAGGGAATCGAGAGTGTTAAGTTTATGGAAGGTGGAGCTCCGTACCCGGACGAAGTGGGATCGTGGAGTCAAGCCATAGCTCACAGGGTCGACCTGTTTTTGTTGGAACAA GTGGAAGCGTTGGAAGATAAGGTGGCCAGTGCCAGCATGCAGATCAAGGGATGGAAGATTCCGAGCAGAGACACGCCAGAAATCCCCCCGAACGAGGTCGTCCCGATGGTGCGCGAGCGTCTGGCATCGCTCGAGGTGAACATCGAGCGCCGCTATTTGAAGCCTCCGTTGGGTGTGAA GCCTTCGTGCATCAACATTTCCAGTACCGGAGAGCAAAACCTGGCGGCCATCGCCCAGGAAACCTCCGGAGGAAGTGGTACGGTATCGAACCAACCGCTTCCCGATCCCAACGAAATACCCAAGGGTCTGGCCGTATGGAGGGAGGCCCTTAACAGATCTCAAACGTCCGCCCAATTGGCCATGTGTCTGTACTCGTTGGAATCTTCCATCGCTTGGGACAAGAGTATCATGAAAGCTGTGAGCTCCTCTCATGTCTTTAATAAACTGAGAGCCCGCAAATATAACAGCAAGCTCAGT AACTGCCAATTTTGCCATAGTGGTGACAACGAAGACAAGCTTTTATTGTGTGATGGTTGCGACAAAGGCTATCACACCTACTGTTTTAAGCCTAAGATGGAAAATATTCCGGAAGGTGACTG GTATTGCCACGAATGCATGAACAAAGCAACAGGCGAGCGAAATTGCATAGTTTGCGGCAAAAAGTCGTCGACAACGGGCACTCGACTAATACTTTGCGAGTTGTGCCCTCGCGCTTACCACACAGACTGCATCCATCCTGTCCTACATAAAGTTCCTCGGGGCAAGTGGTACTGTTCCAAATGCATATCGAAAAAACCTCAAAAGAAGACGATGCGTAAAAATCACGCAAAGTCTGCCAAGGACAGCGAACTGTCCGACCATCCCCCTTCTAG TCCCGCACCGTCTCATAGTTCTGTAACGACAAATGAAGATCAGGCAACAACGAATTGCAATCAAAGTGATGTTTCTAACTCGAGTCTAGGCAATGCAGGCTCTCCGTCCACGCAAAGTTCCAAGAAAGATCGCGTATCGAAAAAGTTACTTAAAGAACTCGCACCTTGCAAAGCGATTTTGGAAGATCTCGAATGTCACGATGACGCATGGCCGTTTTTGCTTCCAGTGAACACGAAGCAGTTTCCCACGTACAAGAAGATCATCAAAACTCCAATGGATTTGTCGACGATTAAGAAGAAATTGTACGACGTTAG TTACAAGTCCAAAGACGAGTTCTGTTTGGACGTGAGGCAAATCTTCAACAACTGTGAAGTGTTTAACGAGGACGATAGTCCTGTCGGAAAAGCGGGTCACTGTATGCGCCAGTTTTTCGAAGCCCGGTGGAACGAGCTCTGTATTTCTAACAGTTGA